The sequence below is a genomic window from Deltaproteobacteria bacterium.
GATCACGTCGTTCTTCAGCAGTTCCTTCACAATGGTCAGATGCGAGCTGTCCTGGCAGGTGCGCGCGTTGTTGCATCCCACCACGCCGCCTATACCCCGGATCCGGCCGTTGATGATGTTGTCGTTCAGCGGCTTGTACGATCCCCGGAACGTTCCGCCCAGATGGTAGTTGATGGCTTCATAGGAGAATCCCGCCACCATGGTCTCCTTCTCCGAAGGAATCAGGATCTCGGCCCGGCGGTTCGGGAAGTTGTCGACGGCCGTCTTCACGATCTCTTTGGCGTCCTCGTACGCATGGTGCTCGTCGAACTCGATGTGCACCGTCTCGCCGCTTTCGATCTTGGCCCGGGGGTTCGTGGTGATCAGCTTGGTATGATAACAGCCCGCTACGTTCGCGATATTCTCCATGATACACTGCACGTCCACCACCATGGCGTCCACCGCGCCCGTAATCAGCGCCAACTCCTGCGACAGGTAGTTGCCCGCTATGGGCATGCCGTGACGCACCAGAATCTCGTTGGCCGTGCAGCACATGCCCGCCAGAACGATCCCTCTGGCGCCCTTGGTCTTGGCGTAGTCCAGCATCTCCTTGCTCTGGGCCGCCACCACGATCATCTCCGACAACAGCGGCTCGTGACCGTGCACGACGATGTTCACGTGGTCCGCCTTCAGTACTCCCAGGTTGATCTCCCCATGCACCGGGTACGGGGTCCCGAACATCACGTCCTGAAGGTCCGTGGCGATCATCGAACCCGCCCAGCCGTCCGCCAGCGCGGCGCGGGAGCACTGCTTGACGATGTTTCTGTAATCCTGGTCCACGCCCATGTGGGTCCGGTGCATGATCTCCACGATCTCACGGTCGATGCCCCGGGGCACCACGTCCAGCTTCTTCCACAATTCATAACGCGCTTCCGGAGCGCGCTTGGCGTAGTAGACCTCGCCTTCCTGGCGACCCCACTCTCCCAGAGCCTTTACGCCCACTTCCTCGGCGATCTCGAAGATGTCGCGGTCCTTCGTCTCGCCGTCGACTTCCACCTCCGTCGCCACTTCGAAGTCCTTGGCGATCTCCAAAAGCTTGATCGTGTCCTTGATCGTGTAATCTTTCGTCTCCTTGCGGGCCGCGGCCAAAAACGTCTCCGCAACGCCCCGGCCGTGATCCGAGTGCGCCGCCGCTCCGGCGGCCACCATGCGCGCGAAGTTACGCGCCGCGATGGTCTCCGGCGTGGCGCCGCACAGGCCCTTGCGCGTGTCCTTGCCCTCGACGCCGCTCTTGGGCAGCGGCAACCGGCACGGACCCTGGGAACACATCTTGCAGCAGGTCCCCTGGATACCGATGTTGCACGCCTTCATGGTCTCCGCGCGGTCGAAGATCGTCTCGACGCCTTCCTTACGCGCCTTCTCGATCATCTTCGCCGATGCGCTGTCTATGGTCAATTCCGAAACTTTCGGCTTTTCCTTTTTTTCTTTAACAATCGCCGCAGCTTTGGTTTCTTCTGTCGCCATTATTTCCTACCGGGGTATGGTTGTATTTATGGTAATTCGGCGTTGCTCCAGCGAATGGTTCGTAGGGATCATCGCTGCGAGCGCGCGATCTAGTCTTTGTACATTCTTCCGTGGGAGCGGTCCACACCGAGCATCAGCTTTTCCACCGACGACATCTGGACCGCGGCCGGCGTCTTGGGAACCTCGGTCGTTTCGACATGACCCTGTTCCGACTTTCTCGCCTCGCGTTCGGCCAACCGCTTCGCTTTGCGAGCGGATTCCAATTCGATAGCCTTGGACTTGGCCGCCTGTATACGTTCAGCTTCCTCTTTTTCGGCCTTCTTCTTGGCGTCTTCCTGAGCTTTGGCTTTACTTTCCGCTTCAGCCTTCCCCTTGGCTTCCGCTTGCATTTTCGCCTTTGCCTCGGCCTCCGCCTTGGCTTTCGCGTCTTGTTCGGCTTTCTTTTTGGCGTCTTGCTCAGCTTTGGCTTTAGCTTCCGCGTCCGCTTTCACTTCCACCGCAGGCTTCTCTGCTTTAGGCGGCGCTGGTTGGACAGGAGCGGCTTCCTTCTTGGGCTCTGCCTTGGCCGGCGCGGCTTCCTTCTTGGGAGCGGCTTCCGCCTTGACTTCCTCAGCCACGGCTTCCTTGACAATGGCCGGATAGTCGCCCGCGGGCTTTTCTTTCATCTTGGCCATTTTTTTCGCCATTTGATCCGGACTGACGGCTAAATCGCCGCTATCCATGAGCTTCATGAAGTTCTTGACGAGCTTGCGAGGGCGTATGCCACAGCGGCAACGGCCTCCATAAGGATTCCCCGTCTGTGGGGGTCGCCAAGAGTAGGAGCCTCCTCTGCGCTCATTTTCGCTTCTTTGCTTTTCCAGACTTCATTTCCGATGTTATTAACAATAGGAAACTGCAACTTTTCGTCTTCCTGGGCCAAAGCGGCCATGCGAAGTCGTTCCATCACGGAATAGCTGTACTCGAGTCCGTATCCAAGGCCTCCCGTGGTCGGATCGATGATGACATCGCCTTTGACTCCCAAGTTCTCGAGAAGAATGTTGACCTGTTTGGCCAGGTTCACATCAATGGGGCTGGAAGACACTACGGTATGTTTGTAGCCGAGAGCCGCCGCACCGATCGCTTTATGGTTCTTTTCTTCCACCGGTCCGAGGCTAAGATGTTTCCCTTCAAAGTCTTCGGCTATTTTTTTCAGTACTTCGGAGTCCTTTTCAGGGTTCGCGCATCCCCAGACCACCACAGGCACGTCCACCGCATCTACGACTTTCTTGACCTGCGCGGAGGCTTCTTTGGCGGACTTGTCCAGGCCATTGGGATCGATTCCTTTCAATTGAACGACGATCGCTTGCGCCCCATACTCTTGGACGCATTTCTTCGCCCAAGCTCCCGGGTCCTTCAAAACATCCGCGAAAGGCTTTACGGCCGCAGGGGGCCAATCTTCGGGTTCGATATCCCAGACTTCCATGGCGATTTGGATGGGATTGGGCATTGCACCCTCAAACGTGTGGAAATTGTAGGCCGTCTCGCCGCCTAGCTTAAGGGCGCTCTTACCCAGGCCCAATTCAACTTGATTTATTTTGCCGGAATATTGGACTTTCGGTATTTCGTAGGCCAATTGTTGTACCTCCTTCGAAAATTATGTGAAAAAATTAACAATCCCGAGCCGCACCGATAACTTAGTGAAGAAATTCTCCCAATGTCAAGGGAAAACTGCCTTTCCTCAGTTAACCAGTGCGTCGAATAGCCCAAAGGCCGCTTTAAGACAAGCGTTCCCTTTGGGAAGGTGAAAACTCGGTTTTCCTCTGAAATCAAACTCCTCGAGTTCAGGATCTTCAGGGATGGTTCCCGCCGGTTTTAATCCGTCCCCTTGGAACATCTCACTGAGCTTATCCAGGGCGTCGCTTTTGGCTCGATTTAGGATCAGGGCCCTTCTTCTTACGATCAGGTTAAGCTCGCGTGACAACTCGTCGATACGGAACGCGGCCTGTATCCCCCTTCGGCTGGTGTCGGAAACGATCAGAAGCAGATCGACGTCTCTGGCGTTCAGCCGGCTCAGGTGCTCCATGCCGGCCTCATTGTCGATCACTATGAAGGGATAGTTAGTGCTGAGCTTGTCAATGTAACCCGCGAGTAAGGTGTTCGCGGCACAGTAGCACCCCTCGCCTTCCGGACGCCCCATTACAAGAAGGTCAAATCCCTCCGCCTCCACCAGCGCCTCTCCAATTTTCAATTCCATGAAAACGTCCTTCGTCATCCCCGCGGGTACGCCGCGCTTCATTTGTTCGCGAGCGGCGCCCACCGTATTCTCCACCCGAAGGCCGAGCACCTCGTTCAGATTGGCATTGGCGTCGGCGTCTACTGCAAGTATGGGCTTCTTATCCTTCTCGAGC
It includes:
- the cooS gene encoding anaerobic carbon-monoxide dehydrogenase catalytic subunit yields the protein MATEETKAAAIVKEKKEKPKVSELTIDSASAKMIEKARKEGVETIFDRAETMKACNIGIQGTCCKMCSQGPCRLPLPKSGVEGKDTRKGLCGATPETIAARNFARMVAAGAAAHSDHGRGVAETFLAAARKETKDYTIKDTIKLLEIAKDFEVATEVEVDGETKDRDIFEIAEEVGVKALGEWGRQEGEVYYAKRAPEARYELWKKLDVVPRGIDREIVEIMHRTHMGVDQDYRNIVKQCSRAALADGWAGSMIATDLQDVMFGTPYPVHGEINLGVLKADHVNIVVHGHEPLLSEMIVVAAQSKEMLDYAKTKGARGIVLAGMCCTANEILVRHGMPIAGNYLSQELALITGAVDAMVVDVQCIMENIANVAGCYHTKLITTNPRAKIESGETVHIEFDEHHAYEDAKEIVKTAVDNFPNRRAEILIPSEKETMVAGFSYEAINYHLGGTFRGSYKPLNDNIINGRIRGIGGVVGCNNARTCQDSSHLTIVKELLKNDVIVLTTGCNAMACGKAGLLTPEAAKVYCGDGLAEVCETVGIPPVLHMGSCVDNSRILMAATEVVKAGGLGNDISDLPAAGSAPEWMSEKAISIGQYFVASGVYTVFGVSLPVSGAPRFQ
- a CDS encoding AAA family ATPase, which encodes MAFTIAMAGKGGVGKTTLAGFMIRFLLEKDKKPILAVDADANANLNEVLGLRVENTVGAAREQMKRGVPAGMTKDVFMELKIGEALVEAEGFDLLVMGRPEGEGCYCAANTLLAGYIDKLSTNYPFIVIDNEAGMEHLSRLNARDVDLLLIVSDTSRRGIQAAFRIDELSRELNLIVRRRALILNRAKSDALDKLSEMFQGDGLKPAGTIPEDPELEEFDFRGKPSFHLPKGNACLKAAFGLFDALVN